In a single window of the Cervus elaphus chromosome 1, mCerEla1.1, whole genome shotgun sequence genome:
- the LOC122699913 gene encoding olfactory receptor 8H1-like: MGIRNMTHVSDFILIGLTDSEEIRLVLFTLFLLMYLFTVLGNAGMMLIICLDLQLHTPMYFFLSHLSFLDLSFSTTVTPKTLDNLLTSNKHISYLNCFIQMNCFVFVGVTECVLLSSMAYDRYAAICNPLHYPVVMSTRRCCSLVFGSFLIGFMDTFVNVLCLSKLHFCDSNVIYHFFCDAPPVLALSCTDTHDIEIIISIFAGSTLVVSLITIAVSYVSILSTILKITSTSGKQKAFSTCASHLLSVTIFYGTTIFTYVKPSKSYSLGKDQVVSVFYSIVIPMLNPLIYSLRNKEVKNALSRVLPKRKSSKKLK; encoded by the coding sequence ATGGGCATAAGGAATATGACTCATGTGTCTGACTTCATCCTCATAGGACTGACAGACTCTGAAGAGATCCGGCTGGTTCTCTTCACCCTATTTCTCTTGATGTACCTGTTTACTGTGCTGGGCAATGCAGGAATGATGTTGATAATCTGCCTGGATCTCCAGCTTCACACACCCATgtattttttcctcagtcaccTGTCATTTCTTGACCTCAGTTTCTCAACTACCGTCACCCCTAAAACTTTAGACAACTTACTGACTTCCAACAAGCATATTTCATACCTGAACTGCTTCATCCAGATGAATTGTTTTGTCTTTGTGGGTGTCACTGAATGTGTTCTTCTCTCCTCCATGGCCTATGATCGCTATGCAGCCATCTGCAACCCTCTGCATTACCCCGTCGTCATGTCCACCAGACGCTGCTGCTCTCTTGTCTTTGGATCCTTCTTGATTGGCTTCATGGACACCTTTGTCAATGTGCTTTGCTTGAGCAAATTGCATTTCTGTGACTCCAATGTAATTtatcactttttctgtgatgcACCCCCAGTTTTAGCCCTGTCCTGCACAGACACACATGATATTGAAATCATAATATCCATTTTTGCTGGCTCCACCCTCGTGGTGTCTCTTATCACAATAGCTGTGTCCTATGTGTCCATCCTGTCCACTATCCTGAAAATTACTTCCACTTCAGGGAAGCAGAAAGCCTTCTCTACCTGCGCCTCCCATCTCCTGTCAGTCACCATCTTTTATGGCACTACGATTTTTACTTACGTAAAACCAAGtaagtcctactctttgggaaAGGATCAAgtagtttctgttttttatagtATTGTCATCCCCATGCTGAATCCACTTATATACAGTCTtcgaaataaagaagtaaaaaatgctCTCAGCAGAGTCTTACCGAAGAGAAAAAGCTCGAAAAAATTAAAGTAA